One Bacillus sp. FJAT-52991 genomic region harbors:
- a CDS encoding DUF523 domain-containing protein, translating into MILISSCLAGEAVRYDGAHCLDQPLKKLIEEGKAVMACPEVMGGLPIPREPAEIIGGDGQDVLEGKAQVVTKSGKDVTDMFIKGAYRMLEKAKEVQANVVILKENSPSCGSSMIYNGEFSGKKIAGNGVTAALLKQHGFRVISETDTI; encoded by the coding sequence ATGATTTTGATTAGTTCCTGTTTAGCTGGAGAAGCCGTTAGATATGATGGGGCGCACTGTTTAGACCAGCCGTTAAAGAAGCTGATTGAAGAAGGCAAAGCGGTAATGGCGTGCCCTGAAGTGATGGGGGGATTGCCGATTCCGAGAGAACCGGCTGAAATCATTGGCGGAGACGGCCAAGATGTCCTTGAAGGCAAAGCTCAGGTTGTGACTAAATCGGGAAAAGACGTAACCGATATGTTTATCAAAGGCGCTTATCGTATGTTAGAAAAAGCAAAAGAGGTTCAGGCAAATGTAGTTATTTTAAAAGAAAATAGTCCTTCATGTGGAAGTAGCATGATTTACAATGGCGAGTTTTCTGGAAAGAAGATAGCAGGTAATGGCGTAACAGCCGCCTTGCTTAAACAACATGGATTTCGCGTGATTTCTGAGACAGATACGATCTGA
- the nadE gene encoding ammonia-dependent NAD(+) synthetase, translating to MTDLQKQIIEELKVQPTIDPQEEIRKSVDFMKAYLRKHSFLSGFVLGISGGQDSTLAGKLAQMAVKELRMETGSDKYTFCAVRLPYGVQRDENECQDALAFIKPDKVYGVNIKAAVDASEETLKKLGIELSDFAKGNEKARERMKVQYSIAAVKNCVVIGTDHAAEAITGFYTKYGDGGADIVPLYRLNKRQGRLMLKELHCPEHLYLKVPTADLEDDRPQLPDEVALGVTYEEIDDYLEGKSVPDTARERIEQLYMNSQHKRHMPITIFDDFWK from the coding sequence ATGACGGATTTGCAAAAGCAAATAATAGAAGAGCTGAAAGTCCAACCAACGATTGATCCGCAAGAGGAAATTCGCAAAAGTGTGGATTTTATGAAAGCTTATTTAAGGAAACATTCTTTTTTAAGTGGGTTTGTTCTAGGCATTTCCGGCGGACAGGATTCGACGCTTGCTGGTAAGCTTGCACAAATGGCCGTGAAAGAATTGAGAATGGAAACCGGCTCAGATAAATATACATTTTGCGCTGTCCGACTTCCATATGGTGTGCAACGAGATGAAAATGAATGTCAAGATGCGCTTGCGTTTATTAAACCTGATAAAGTCTATGGTGTGAATATTAAAGCCGCTGTTGATGCAAGTGAAGAAACATTGAAGAAATTAGGCATTGAACTAAGCGATTTTGCTAAAGGCAATGAAAAAGCTCGGGAACGGATGAAGGTGCAATATAGCATTGCTGCCGTGAAAAACTGTGTGGTTATTGGTACGGATCACGCCGCTGAAGCGATTACTGGATTTTACACGAAATATGGGGATGGCGGAGCAGATATCGTCCCTCTATATCGTCTGAACAAACGTCAAGGGCGGTTGATGTTGAAAGAACTTCACTGTCCAGAACATCTATACTTGAAAGTACCGACTGCTGATTTAGAAGATGATCGTCCACAGCTGCCCGATGAAGTGGCTCTTGGTGTGACGTATGAAGAGATTGATGACTATTTAGAAGGTAAATCTGTGCCCGACACAGCTAGAGAGCGAATTGAACAATTGTATATGAACTCTCAGCATAAACGACATATGCCTATTACGATTTTTGATGACTTTTGGAAGTGA
- the guaA gene encoding glutamine-hydrolyzing GMP synthase — MILVLDFGSQYNQLITRRIREFGVYSELHPHTITVEEIKEINPKGIIFSGGPNSVYSEDAFHCDERIFDLDVPIFGICYGMQLMTKHYGGKVEAASHREYGKASIEIKNETALFKGLPNEQVVWMSHGDLVVEAPEGFSVDAVSSSCPIASMSNEKEGLYAVQFHPEVKHSVYGNELLKNFVFEACGCKGDWSMENFIEIEMEKIRQTVGDKKVLCALSGGVDSSVVAVLIHKAIGDQLTCIFVDHGLLRKGEADSVMETFSEGFHMNVIKVDAKDRFLDKLKGVSDPEKKRKIIGNEFIYVFDDEATKLEGIEFLAQGTLYTDIIESGTATAQTIKSHHNVGGLPEDMQFKLIEPLNTLFKDEVRALGTELGIPDHIVWRQPFPGPGLGIRVLGEISEEKLEIVRESDAILREEVRLNGLEREIWQYFTVLPDIRSVGVMGDARTYDYTIGIRAVTSIDGMTSDWARIPWDVLEKISTRIVNEVPHINRVVYDVTSKPPATIEWE, encoded by the coding sequence ATGATTCTTGTTTTAGACTTTGGAAGTCAGTACAATCAGTTAATCACTCGCCGAATTCGTGAGTTCGGTGTGTATAGTGAGCTTCATCCTCATACGATCACAGTTGAGGAAATTAAAGAAATCAACCCTAAAGGAATTATTTTTTCTGGTGGACCTAATAGCGTATATTCAGAGGATGCTTTCCATTGCGACGAAAGAATTTTCGATTTAGATGTACCTATTTTCGGTATTTGCTACGGCATGCAGTTAATGACAAAGCATTACGGTGGAAAAGTAGAAGCTGCTTCTCATCGTGAGTATGGAAAAGCTTCTATTGAAATAAAGAATGAAACAGCTCTATTTAAAGGTCTGCCAAATGAGCAAGTTGTATGGATGAGTCATGGAGACTTAGTTGTAGAAGCACCAGAAGGATTCTCTGTTGATGCGGTAAGCTCGTCTTGCCCAATTGCTTCTATGAGCAATGAAAAAGAAGGTCTGTATGCAGTACAATTCCACCCTGAAGTTAAGCACTCTGTGTACGGAAATGAATTGCTGAAGAACTTCGTATTTGAAGCTTGTGGCTGTAAAGGCGACTGGTCGATGGAGAACTTTATTGAAATAGAAATGGAAAAGATCCGTCAAACAGTCGGTGACAAGAAAGTTCTTTGTGCATTAAGCGGCGGTGTGGACTCTTCAGTTGTCGCAGTGCTTATTCATAAAGCAATTGGCGATCAGTTAACTTGTATTTTCGTTGATCACGGTTTGCTTCGTAAAGGTGAAGCAGATAGCGTAATGGAAACATTTTCGGAAGGCTTCCATATGAACGTCATTAAAGTGGATGCTAAAGACCGTTTCCTTGATAAATTAAAAGGCGTTTCTGATCCAGAGAAAAAACGGAAAATCATCGGTAACGAATTTATTTATGTATTTGATGATGAGGCGACAAAACTTGAAGGAATTGAGTTTTTAGCACAAGGTACGCTTTACACGGACATTATTGAAAGTGGAACAGCGACAGCGCAAACAATCAAGTCTCACCATAATGTTGGCGGTCTGCCTGAAGATATGCAGTTCAAGCTGATTGAGCCGTTAAACACATTATTTAAAGATGAAGTTCGTGCTTTAGGAACAGAGCTAGGTATTCCTGATCATATCGTTTGGCGTCAGCCATTCCCAGGTCCAGGACTTGGTATTCGTGTTCTCGGTGAAATTAGTGAAGAAAAACTAGAAATTGTTCGTGAATCTGATGCTATTTTACGTGAAGAAGTTCGCTTAAATGGTTTAGAACGCGAAATTTGGCAATACTTCACTGTGCTACCGGATATCCGCAGTGTTGGAGTAATGGGAGATGCACGTACGTATGACTACACGATCGGTATCCGTGCGGTTACTTCGATTGATGGAATGACATCTGACTGGGCTCGTATTCCGTGGGATGTCCTAGAGAAAATTTCTACTCGTATCGTGAATGAAGTTCCACATATTAACCGAGTAGTGTATGACGTAACAAGCAAGCCACCTGCAACGATTGAGTGGGAATAA
- a CDS encoding DUF2252 domain-containing protein, which produces MVNLGERVKQTKRTLRMGTLKKILVEFDQEIMGLSEENRQAKYEKMSQSPFIFFRGSAYLFYYDVASHWFPYHTPEDRPTWIQGDLHFENFGAFHNEKGKLVFDINDFDEGYLGSYLYDLLRMSVSIALVCRELGYDVDEQIDVIEAYLQAYHKQMIRFRDRKDLPETFFITKKKADGTIRKLLKKLEKRSEAHLLSKVTTHFQSERQFAESDEIRPLSDEEQAVIEQIWSHYLDTVVKMEDETKYGIKDIAIKLGSGTASIGLDRFYILVEGGQQEEDLDDLVLEMKEVRLPIPAYFMPYNETFWEAFPHQGKRVIMTQRAMHHQADPHLGYVTIDGRDFYVRERSPYKKKLKLEAIKNLEDMIETVEQMGGITAKVHARADADINEGILPYHSEKEILKAIGEDVDGFVHYLSHWAFSYANQVEKDYEYFMDHLRAKQQ; this is translated from the coding sequence ATGGTTAATTTAGGAGAACGTGTCAAGCAAACGAAGCGAACTTTGCGAATGGGCACGCTTAAAAAAATTTTAGTAGAGTTTGATCAAGAAATTATGGGGCTGTCGGAGGAAAATCGACAAGCGAAATATGAAAAAATGTCGCAAAGTCCGTTTATTTTCTTCCGTGGTAGTGCCTATTTATTTTACTATGATGTAGCGAGTCATTGGTTCCCATACCATACGCCGGAAGATCGTCCGACGTGGATTCAAGGGGATTTGCATTTTGAAAACTTCGGTGCTTTTCATAATGAAAAAGGCAAGCTAGTATTTGATATTAATGATTTTGATGAAGGTTATTTAGGTTCTTATTTATATGATCTATTGCGTATGTCAGTCAGTATCGCGCTCGTTTGTCGCGAGTTAGGCTATGATGTAGATGAGCAAATCGATGTGATCGAGGCTTACTTACAGGCGTATCATAAGCAAATGATTCGCTTCCGAGATCGCAAAGATTTACCAGAAACCTTTTTTATCACGAAAAAGAAAGCGGACGGCACCATTCGAAAGCTATTGAAAAAGCTAGAAAAAAGAAGCGAAGCGCATTTATTAAGTAAAGTAACGACTCATTTTCAATCAGAGCGACAGTTTGCAGAGTCGGATGAAATTCGACCATTAAGCGATGAGGAACAAGCAGTGATTGAGCAAATCTGGTCTCATTATTTAGACACGGTTGTCAAAATGGAAGATGAAACGAAGTATGGGATTAAAGATATTGCGATTAAACTTGGCTCAGGAACGGCTTCTATTGGGTTAGACCGCTTTTATATTTTGGTAGAAGGCGGACAACAGGAAGAGGATTTAGACGATTTAGTTTTAGAAATGAAAGAGGTTCGTCTACCAATTCCAGCCTATTTCATGCCTTATAATGAAACCTTCTGGGAGGCATTCCCTCATCAAGGGAAACGCGTCATTATGACACAGCGAGCGATGCACCATCAAGCCGATCCTCATTTAGGATATGTGACAATTGATGGCCGTGACTTCTACGTTCGTGAACGTTCGCCATATAAAAAGAAGCTAAAGCTTGAAGCGATCAAAAACTTAGAAGATATGATTGAGACAGTGGAACAAATGGGTGGCATTACTGCAAAGGTTCATGCTCGAGCAGATGCGGATATTAATGAAGGAATCCTTCCGTATCATAGTGAAAAGGAAATTTTAAAAGCCATTGGTGAAGATGTCGATGGATTTGTCCATTATTTATCCCACTGGGCCTTTTCTTATGCGAACCAAGTGGAGAAAGATTACGAATACTTTATGGATCACCTTCGTGCAAAGCAGCAGTAA
- a CDS encoding transposase, producing the protein MSHVIRASYFIYKPNKEIDRILFQLGYAARKLWNVANYEKKNWNKESNTPFPNRYDQKKRLKNHFWYKNLPSQSAQEVLKVLQEAWESFFELKKSGGIENPKPPRFKQRNFNVKFLNNGFRLEDRTLRLSIPAQQKAYLKEKYHIKKKFLYIPVPDHIELGVIKTVEVKPISDGEYKVILAQEYQDRSVHQKSEKFMAIDIGVANALTCYDYRGGSHIISGRQWLSVERYFHKKIAHYQAISDAQQSAKGVKYPKKSKRVLQLYQKKKAQTFHILHCMTKKVIDIAVQQGIETIVIGDISGIRQQANLGKKNNQKFHALPFLKMVQMLTYKAEEKGIAVQTVTEEYTSQTCSICKPIPSKEHAKKGNRKHRGLYVCEECQTVINADVNGAINISKKYLKELNAPSVVVLDTPNVYTFNGQQFVA; encoded by the coding sequence GTGAGTCATGTGATTCGTGCATCTTATTTTATATATAAGCCGAATAAAGAAATAGATCGGATTTTGTTTCAGTTGGGCTATGCGGCAAGAAAGCTATGGAATGTCGCAAACTATGAAAAGAAAAACTGGAACAAGGAATCCAATACTCCATTTCCTAATAGGTATGATCAGAAAAAGCGACTAAAAAACCATTTTTGGTACAAAAACTTGCCCTCTCAATCAGCACAAGAAGTGTTAAAGGTTCTTCAAGAAGCATGGGAATCTTTTTTTGAATTAAAAAAATCAGGTGGAATTGAAAACCCAAAGCCTCCACGTTTTAAGCAAAGGAATTTTAATGTTAAGTTTTTGAATAATGGGTTTCGTCTAGAAGATAGAACCCTTCGACTGTCGATTCCAGCCCAACAAAAGGCTTATTTAAAAGAAAAGTATCACATTAAAAAGAAGTTCCTCTATATTCCGGTACCTGATCATATTGAATTAGGTGTGATTAAAACTGTAGAAGTGAAGCCAATATCTGATGGAGAGTACAAGGTCATACTAGCGCAAGAATATCAAGATCGTTCGGTCCACCAAAAAAGTGAGAAATTTATGGCGATAGATATAGGGGTTGCCAATGCTCTAACCTGTTATGATTATCGAGGTGGCTCACACATCATTTCTGGTCGTCAATGGTTGTCTGTTGAACGGTATTTTCATAAGAAAATAGCCCACTATCAAGCTATTTCCGACGCTCAACAGTCAGCAAAAGGAGTCAAATATCCGAAAAAGTCTAAGAGGGTCCTTCAGCTTTACCAAAAAAAGAAAGCTCAGACGTTTCATATCCTGCATTGCATGACAAAGAAAGTAATAGACATAGCTGTTCAACAAGGAATTGAAACCATCGTGATCGGCGATATTTCAGGGATTCGCCAACAAGCCAACTTAGGGAAGAAAAATAATCAAAAATTTCATGCCCTTCCTTTTCTGAAAATGGTTCAAATGCTCACATATAAAGCAGAGGAAAAAGGAATAGCTGTTCAAACAGTTACAGAGGAATATACTTCACAGACTTGCTCTATTTGTAAGCCCATTCCTTCAAAAGAACATGCTAAAAAAGGAAACCGCAAACATAGAGGTCTCTATGTTTGCGAAGAATGTCAAACCGTCATCAATGCAGATGTAAATGGAGCCATTAATATCAGTAAAAAGTATCTGAAAGAGCTAAATGCTCCATCAGTAGTGGTGTTGGACACGCCAAATGTGTATACGTTCAATGGACAACAGTTCGTTGCGTAG
- a CDS encoding M20/M25/M40 family metallo-hydrolase, whose amino-acid sequence MYRELENLNVQEQVEKLTRTLVAIPSINGSEEGEVAVADEILNILRSYPYFQENPALVWEQTAIDDALNRKNVFAFVKGGVNTKQTIIYHAHIDTVGIEDFGALRQHAFNPDELQSFFSEFDQDQDVQADARSGEWMFGRGSVDMQSGAAVHLANLLYFSDHREELPGNLLVMFNPDEESQHAGIKSAVFELERLKKEWDLEYVAAINNDFITPQYDGDNTRYIYTGAAGKILPSFYIYGREAHVGDTLQGVDPNFVAAELTRRIHNNVELCENIQDEMVLPPTCLFQRDNKFTYNVQTATSSYLYFNYFLYRDSAADVMRKLQNIATEACEEISTYLSNQYEEYLNRTGLPRKHLNWNIEVVSLEEYSNELKQRGIDVEKVCAEVVEEHKMLDLRMVSFKIVEVLNELDPIKKPRVIMFFAPPYLPHNFLREDDQAEQTILKTIQNVLAEAEKENGETFAVKKFFPYLADGSYLSIHETNEELQSLLNNLPNLGRLYTLPVEEIRRLNIPSINMGVYGKDGHKWTERVYKPYSFGVLPKLIRDTTISLLNHVPVKVR is encoded by the coding sequence ATGTATAGAGAGTTAGAAAATTTAAATGTACAAGAACAAGTGGAAAAGTTAACAAGAACATTAGTGGCTATTCCAAGTATCAATGGGTCTGAAGAAGGTGAAGTGGCGGTAGCGGATGAGATTTTAAATATTTTGCGTTCGTATCCTTATTTTCAAGAGAATCCAGCTCTCGTTTGGGAACAGACAGCGATTGATGATGCATTAAACCGAAAAAATGTCTTTGCTTTTGTAAAGGGTGGAGTTAACACGAAGCAAACGATTATTTATCACGCTCATATCGATACGGTGGGCATTGAAGATTTTGGGGCACTTCGACAACACGCATTTAATCCAGATGAGTTACAAAGCTTTTTCAGTGAATTTGATCAAGATCAAGATGTTCAAGCGGATGCTCGTTCAGGAGAGTGGATGTTTGGTCGCGGATCTGTCGATATGCAAAGCGGTGCAGCTGTACATTTAGCTAATCTTCTCTATTTCTCAGATCATCGAGAAGAGCTGCCTGGAAACTTGCTTGTAATGTTTAATCCAGATGAAGAGAGTCAGCATGCTGGCATCAAAAGTGCCGTATTTGAATTAGAGCGTTTAAAGAAAGAATGGGATTTAGAATATGTAGCTGCTATCAATAATGATTTTATTACGCCGCAGTATGATGGAGACAATACAAGATATATTTATACAGGTGCAGCAGGAAAGATTTTGCCTAGCTTTTATATTTATGGTAGAGAAGCACATGTAGGTGACACACTTCAAGGAGTGGACCCTAATTTTGTTGCTGCGGAATTAACGAGAAGAATTCATAATAACGTGGAGCTATGTGAAAATATTCAAGATGAGATGGTATTGCCACCAACATGCTTGTTCCAGCGAGATAATAAATTTACGTACAATGTCCAGACGGCAACTAGCAGTTATTTATACTTTAACTATTTCTTATATCGTGACTCTGCTGCAGATGTCATGAGAAAACTGCAAAACATCGCTACAGAAGCTTGTGAAGAAATTTCGACGTATTTATCTAATCAATATGAGGAATATCTCAATCGAACAGGTCTTCCTCGCAAACACTTAAACTGGAATATTGAAGTGGTCTCTTTAGAGGAATATAGCAACGAGTTAAAGCAAAGAGGCATCGATGTTGAGAAAGTATGTGCCGAGGTAGTAGAAGAACATAAAATGCTCGATTTACGAATGGTTTCCTTTAAAATTGTAGAAGTGTTAAATGAGCTCGATCCGATTAAGAAGCCGCGCGTGATCATGTTCTTTGCACCTCCATATTTACCGCATAACTTCTTAAGAGAAGATGATCAAGCGGAGCAAACGATTTTAAAGACGATTCAAAATGTGCTTGCAGAAGCTGAAAAAGAAAATGGCGAAACGTTTGCTGTAAAGAAATTTTTCCCTTACTTAGCAGATGGCAGCTATTTGTCTATCCATGAAACAAATGAAGAGTTGCAAAGCTTACTGAATAATTTACCGAATCTCGGTCGACTTTATACGTTACCAGTAGAAGAAATTCGCCGATTGAATATTCCATCGATTAATATGGGAGTATACGGAAAAGACGGTCATAAATGGACGGAAAGAGTGTATAAGCCGTATTCCTTCGGTGTTTTACCAAAGCTTATTAGAGATACAACGATTAGTTTATTGAACCATGTACCAGTGAAAGTGAGATAA
- a CDS encoding sn-glycerol-3-phosphate ABC transporter ATP-binding protein UgpC, with translation MAELLLKNIYKMYDDKMTAVKDFNLHILDKEFIIFVGPSGCGKSTTLRMIAGLEEISQGDFYMDGKHMNNVPPKDRDIAMVFQDYALYPHMTVHENMAFGLKLRKFSKSEIDRRIKEAVAILGLEDYLDRKPKALSGGQRQRVALGRAIVRDAKVFLMDEPLSNLDAKLRVQMRAEISKLHQRIQTTTIYVTHDQTEAMTMATRLVVMKDGIIQQVGTPKEVYEKPANVFVGSFIGSPAMNFFRGKLEKRRVMIGNTSLAIPQEKMNLVQKLGYIGKEIIVGIRPEDIHYESTFMEAFPRSTIDAKITVSESTGAETMIYSSIHDTEFVARLHSRSEFTPGETIKLAFDMNQAHFFNAESEKRIHNEQE, from the coding sequence ATGGCAGAGCTATTGCTTAAGAACATTTACAAAATGTATGATGACAAAATGACAGCGGTCAAAGATTTTAATTTACATATTCTCGACAAAGAATTCATCATCTTTGTTGGTCCATCAGGCTGTGGAAAGTCTACCACTTTACGAATGATCGCAGGCCTCGAGGAGATTTCTCAAGGAGACTTTTATATGGATGGCAAACATATGAACAATGTTCCTCCGAAGGACCGTGACATCGCCATGGTATTCCAAGACTACGCCCTTTACCCTCATATGACTGTTCATGAAAACATGGCATTCGGATTAAAGCTACGGAAATTCTCTAAATCAGAAATAGACCGCCGAATAAAAGAGGCAGTAGCCATTCTTGGATTGGAAGACTATTTAGATCGAAAGCCAAAAGCTTTATCCGGCGGTCAACGTCAGCGGGTCGCTTTAGGCCGGGCGATTGTTCGTGACGCCAAAGTATTCTTAATGGATGAGCCTTTGTCTAATCTTGATGCCAAGTTACGTGTACAAATGCGTGCAGAAATTTCCAAGCTCCATCAACGAATCCAGACAACAACGATTTATGTGACCCATGACCAAACAGAAGCAATGACGATGGCTACTCGTTTAGTCGTGATGAAAGATGGAATCATTCAACAAGTGGGGACGCCAAAAGAAGTATATGAAAAACCTGCGAATGTGTTTGTCGGTAGTTTTATCGGTTCCCCTGCAATGAACTTTTTTCGCGGCAAGCTAGAAAAAAGGCGAGTTATGATTGGGAATACATCTCTAGCCATCCCTCAAGAGAAGATGAACTTAGTACAAAAGCTTGGCTACATCGGAAAAGAAATCATTGTCGGCATTCGCCCCGAAGACATTCATTATGAATCGACCTTTATGGAAGCTTTTCCGAGGTCAACCATTGACGCAAAAATCACCGTTTCAGAATCAACAGGTGCAGAAACAATGATTTACTCTAGCATCCATGACACAGAGTTCGTTGCACGCTTACATTCTCGGTCCGAATTTACACCAGGTGAGACGATCAAACTAGCCTTTGATATGAACCAAGCCCACTTTTTCAATGCTGAAAGCGAGAAACGGATTCACAACGAGCAGGAGTAA
- a CDS encoding sodium:alanine symporter family protein, which yields MEKFEQVIASITGWIWGMPMILLLLGGGIFLSIRIGFFQFRYFPHIIKETFGKIFSKDEAPGSVTPFQATTSALASTIGAANIVGVPVAIALGGPGAIFWMWLVAMIGMASKYTEVVLGVKYRTKNEAGEWTGGPMHYIEKGLGWKPVASFFAFFLMLEILASTMVQSNSLSQTVESAFNIPPVVTGIAVLVLVALVTLGGIQRIGSVTEKFIPIMVGIYLVSAIIVLVANASEIPAAFALIFQHAFTPISAAGGFAGAGVAAAIRWGLARGIYSNEAGMGTAPIAHAAAMTEHPAKQGLWGIFEVVIDTLVVCTMTALVVLTSGVWQDVPTEKASTMVVEALSSVVGDSIGGAIISICLFFFVLSTVVVIVFYGEKQAEYLFGLRFAKVMRFVYLAAIIVGAIGGLQFIWQFLDLMLAMIILPNVIALLFLSGEVKELTQDYINKYIKKDKGNKKQQNTA from the coding sequence ATGGAGAAATTTGAGCAAGTGATTGCTTCGATCACAGGGTGGATTTGGGGAATGCCAATGATTTTATTGCTGCTGGGCGGAGGGATATTTTTAAGTATCCGCATCGGTTTCTTTCAATTTCGTTATTTCCCGCATATTATAAAAGAAACATTCGGCAAAATCTTTTCTAAGGATGAGGCACCAGGGTCAGTGACACCATTTCAGGCGACCACTTCTGCGCTAGCTTCCACAATAGGGGCAGCAAACATTGTTGGGGTACCGGTGGCGATTGCTTTAGGGGGACCGGGTGCGATTTTTTGGATGTGGTTAGTTGCGATGATAGGAATGGCTTCTAAATACACAGAAGTGGTTCTTGGGGTTAAGTATCGAACGAAGAATGAAGCGGGTGAATGGACAGGTGGCCCGATGCACTATATTGAAAAAGGACTTGGTTGGAAGCCTGTAGCTAGCTTTTTTGCCTTCTTTTTGATGTTAGAAATTTTGGCAAGTACAATGGTTCAATCAAACTCTTTATCACAAACTGTGGAATCTGCTTTTAATATTCCACCGGTTGTAACAGGGATAGCAGTTTTAGTGTTGGTAGCGCTCGTTACATTAGGCGGTATTCAACGTATCGGATCAGTCACCGAGAAGTTTATTCCAATAATGGTAGGTATTTATTTAGTAAGCGCTATCATTGTTTTAGTTGCTAATGCTTCTGAAATTCCAGCAGCTTTTGCTTTGATTTTCCAACATGCTTTTACGCCTATATCTGCGGCTGGAGGTTTTGCTGGGGCTGGAGTTGCGGCGGCTATCCGCTGGGGGCTTGCTCGTGGTATTTACTCAAATGAAGCGGGAATGGGAACAGCTCCTATTGCCCATGCGGCTGCTATGACGGAACACCCTGCTAAACAAGGATTATGGGGGATATTTGAAGTTGTTATAGATACATTGGTAGTTTGTACGATGACGGCTTTAGTGGTGTTAACATCAGGAGTTTGGCAAGATGTACCGACAGAGAAAGCGTCTACAATGGTAGTTGAGGCTTTATCTAGTGTCGTAGGGGATAGTATTGGAGGAGCAATCATCTCTATTTGTCTATTCTTTTTTGTGCTATCAACGGTTGTTGTTATCGTATTTTATGGAGAAAAACAGGCGGAATATCTTTTTGGTCTTCGCTTTGCAAAAGTGATGAGATTTGTCTATTTAGCTGCTATTATCGTAGGGGCGATTGGTGGTTTACAGTTCATTTGGCAATTCCTTGATTTAATGCTAGCGATGATTATTTTACCGAACGTTATAGCTCTTCTATTCTTAAGTGGAGAAGTGAAAGAGCTGACTCAAGATTATATAAACAAATACATTAAAAAAGATAAAGGAAACAAGAAGCAACAAAATACAGCATGA